Proteins co-encoded in one Amaranthus tricolor cultivar Red isolate AtriRed21 chromosome 7, ASM2621246v1, whole genome shotgun sequence genomic window:
- the LOC130817877 gene encoding protein TRIGALACTOSYLDIACYLGLYCEROL 3, chloroplastic translates to MLSTSNSALFPLPSYNGYSRSTIFSESKVVTSIPNGIFRQRKLVLSSCTPFRNEIDEFSALKLSDSSDIKLSNPVDEPEDDSDVLIECKNVYKSFGEKHILRGVSFKIRHGEAVGIIGPSGTGKSTILKIIAGLLAPDKGEVFIRGKKREGLISDEEVSISGLRIGLVFQSAALFDSLTVRENVGFLLYENSRMSDDQISELVTETLAAVGLKGVEDRLPSELSGGMKKRVALARSIIFDTTKETVEPEVLLYDEPTAGLDPIASTVVEDLIRTVHIKGEDAVGKTGRVTSYVVVTHQHSTIRRAVDRLIFLHEGKIVWEGLTHEFTTSPSLIVQQFASGSLEGPIKY, encoded by the exons ATGCTATCTACGTCAAACTCAGCTTTGTTTCCTTTACCTTCTTATAATGGGTACTCACGTTCCACCATATTTTCTGAATCTAAAGTTGTTACCAGCATTCCCAATGGGATTTTTAGACAGAGGAAACTTGTTCTTTCTTCTTGTACCCCTTTTCGAAATGAGATTGATGAGTTTTCTGCACTTAAATTGAGT GATTCTTCAGATATAAAGTTATCAAACCCAGTCGATGAGCCTGAGGATGATTCTGATGTGCTTATTGAGTGTAAAAATGTGTACAAATCATTTGGGGAGAAACACATTCTAAGAGGTGTGAGCTTCAAG ATCAGACATGGAGAAGCAGTTGGAATAATTGGACCTTCTGGAACTGGAAAGTCTACCATTCTGAAAATTATTGCTGGACTTCTTGCTCCAGACAAG GGCGAGGTCTTTATCAGAGGGAAAAAGAGAGAAGGATTGATCAGTGACGAGGAGGTCTCAATATCCGGTCTTCGTATTggtttg GTTTTTCAAAGCGCTGCATTGTTCGACTCTTTAACTGTGCGCGAAAATGTTGGTTTCCTTCT GTATGAGAACTCTAGAATGTCAGATGATCAAATTTCTGAGCTGGTAACTGAAACATTAGCTGCAGTAGGACTAAAG GGGGTTGAGGATCGATTACCTTCTGAGTTATCTGGAGGGATGAAAAAACGAGTTGCCCTGGCTCGTTCTATTATCTTTGATACCACAAAGGAGACCGTGGAACCCGAG GTGCTCTTGTATGACGAACCAACAGCTGGGCTTGATCCAATTGCCTCAACTGTTGTAGAAGACTTGATCCGAACTGTTCATATAAAAGGTGAAGACGCAGTAGGAAAGACAGGGAGGGTTACTTCTTATGTAGTTGTAACTCATCAACATAGTACCATTAGAAGAGCAGTTGATAG GTTGATTTTTCTGCATGAAGGGAAAATTGTTTGGGAAGGCTTGACTCATGAATTCACCACCTCACCTAGTCTCATTGTTCAACAG TTTGCATCGGGGAGTTTGGAAGGACCTATCAAATATTAG